In Microbacterium cremeum, a genomic segment contains:
- a CDS encoding multidrug ABC transporter ATPase has protein sequence MSTNTPGDVPVRRIDRVLAFMSLGLLVLSIVSFFAIMIGSSSGADMGTGIWPLIGVLVYIAPIVAFVLLLTVLIMSFVRRARANRGG, from the coding sequence ATGAGCACGAACACCCCCGGTGACGTTCCGGTCCGCCGCATCGATCGCGTCCTCGCCTTCATGTCGCTGGGCCTTCTCGTGCTCTCGATCGTGAGCTTCTTCGCGATCATGATCGGCAGCTCGTCCGGCGCCGACATGGGCACCGGCATCTGGCCCCTCATCGGGGTGCTGGTCTACATCGCGCCGATCGTGGCGTTCGTCCTCCTGCTCACGGTTCTCATCATGAGCTTCGTCCGAAGGGCGCGGGCCAACCGCGGGGGCTGA
- a CDS encoding cold-shock protein: MPTGKVRFYDEEKGFGFITSDEGQDVFLHATALPAGTPPPKTGTRLEFGIADGKRGPQALSVRVLEAPVSLAKRSRKPADDMAIIVEDLVKLLDGIGGDLRRGRYPSGSHAKKVAAVLRKVAEELDA; this comes from the coding sequence ATGCCCACCGGCAAGGTCAGGTTCTACGACGAGGAGAAGGGCTTCGGCTTCATCACCTCCGATGAGGGTCAGGACGTCTTCCTGCACGCCACCGCCCTGCCCGCCGGCACGCCGCCGCCCAAGACCGGAACGCGGCTCGAGTTCGGCATCGCCGACGGCAAGCGTGGTCCGCAGGCGCTGTCGGTGCGCGTGCTCGAGGCGCCGGTGAGCCTGGCGAAGCGCTCCCGCAAGCCGGCCGACGACATGGCGATCATCGTGGAAGACCTCGTGAAGCTGCTCGACGGGATCGGCGGCGACCTGCGCCGCGGCCGCTACCCCAGCGGCTCGCACGCCAAGAAGGTCGCCGCGGTGCTGCGCAAGGTGGCCGAGGAACTCGATGCCTGA